Below is a window of Pogona vitticeps strain Pit_001003342236 chromosome 9, PviZW2.1, whole genome shotgun sequence DNA.
CTTGATCTCCCCAAGCCAAGGCAGGCCCAGAGGAGTCTACACAGaacatctgtccaggatggtcaCCAAGGCTACCCAGCCGGCCCAAGTGGTTGCGAGGTGCGGCTGCCAGTTGCCCCCGACGAACGAGCCACCTAACAAGACGTCCTCGTCCTCAAccgtggcttcctttggggagtctgtccatctcgtgttgggtctttctcctcttttcctgctgcctcccccctttctcagcatgatggtctttttttttttttttgcacagcatCCTCCTTCTCGGGAGCCAAGCCTCAGGTTCATCCCTTTGgggctccagagagagagagttcaggcttgactggatctgggacacacacacgcacacacacgcatgcacgcacgcgcgGTCCAAAGCTCTCTCCTTCAGCCTTTCCAAGGGAGCAGAACCTAAACGACCGCCTCTCGTTCCTGGCCTCCTTCGGCAAGGGCTTCCCTGGAGCAAAACTCCCAACACATGACtttcttttttggactctttttttatttttttaaaaaatatgacttttttattttgatttttttattttcccaggcaaactctttggattttgcccgggacgcctttttttgagggggggggaggctcccaTCGCCTGGGATTCCCCGTgtggctttccctcctccttctgctgCGGCCTTTTCCCCTCCCGGTGGATCGGGCCCTCTTGGGAGCTCCACGTGTCCCGAACCCTCCTCCCGCCACCTCGCCCGCGCACGCGCGCTCCTTCTCCCCCAACTGAGGGGCGGGGCACAAACTAAAacccagcccctccccctggGCGCGGCCTCTCGGGTGGGCGGTCCGGGTCCTTGGAGTCGGGCGCATGCGTCCCTCTTGCGCATGCgtccctctccttttcctccgGCGCTTTAGCTCTCTACGGCCTGGTCTTGCGAGGCCTCGCCGGAACCGGAAGTGCGCGGCTCACCCTGGGCGGAAGGGTCTCGCGTCCCCAGCCTCCTTCCGcttccggtgctgctgctgcccggCTCGCTCGCACCCAGCGTGCCATGGCGCTCTTCGAGCAAATGCGGGCCAACGTGGGGAAGCTGCTGAAAGGGATCGACAGGTGCCCCGGCTCGGATTAATTAGGAACTAAATTTGATGAATGTCTTTGTTTCTTCGACTGTAATTTCTCTCAAGGCAGCCTCGGGTGCCCTTTTCTCAccgccctccctccttccctccctcttttccaggTACAACCCGGAGAACCTGGCCACGCTCGAGCACTACGTGGAGATCCAGGCCAAGGAGAACGCCTACGACCTGGAGGCCAACCTCGCCGTCCTCAAACTGTGAGTACAGGAGTCCAGGCGCCCTTCCCCTTCGAGGGGGTCTGATAAAATGGCAGGAGTTTGGGAAGCCCAGCCCTGCTGTCCTAGGCGAGTTTGCTGCAGCAGCAGAAGGTGGGAATGCCAAAGTTTAAATCTGGGCTGGATGAGGAGACTTGCTGGTCCCTCCCTACGAAATTGGGGTCTGTGAGTGAAGCGCCGCACAAACGTGGTTTTGAGACTTTGGGGGAAATCGTGAAACGCTTGGTGCGGCAGAGCTCATGTGAAACTGGGAGGACGAAACCgggtagttgttgtgggttttccgggctctttggccgttttctaaaggttgttctccctgacgtttcgccagtctctgtggccggcatcttcagagcatggacagagttcctactgcagtcctctgaagaggccggccacagagacgggcgaaacgtcaggaagaacaaccttcagaacacagccaaagagcccgaaaaacccacaacaaccattagatcccggctgtgaaagcctttgcaaatacattgaaACCAGATAGGTTGGAGTGGGATACCGCTGgaaggcccccccccccgtcttacGGCTCAGAGTCCCAAGAGATTGCTTTTTTCCTCCAGGTATCAGTTTAACCCGGCCTGCTTCCAAACCACGGTGACTGCCCAGATCCTTCTGAAAGCACTGACCAACCTGCCCCACACAGACTTCACACTCTGCAAGTGTATGATTGACCAGGCTCGTGTATCCTTGATTATAATGGAAAAGTAGTGTCCGTAGAGGGTTGGTAGCCAACATATCAAGAAGTTCAGCTCTCTATAATTTTAAACGTATAGTGGGACTCACGAAAAACGTTGTGTTTTGTCTAGGgtatgggttttttatttaaaagtatttctGAGCATGTTTTCAGAGCTGTGTAAAAGATTTTGGGATAGACCAGTTAATGGCTTATTGCTCTCCCTTTCAAATATGTGTGCACAGAGAGGATAGTGCTTTTCCTCTTTCCCCAGAAGCACTTCCTGCCATACTGCTCTTTCTATGTCTGTGTCACACATTTTCTGTCTTCAATGAAGCTTAGAGAGACGAAGGTGATGCTAGTGCTTTGATGTGGCTTACCCTAACTGAGAAAGgtgtgtggggaaaaaacataTTTGAGGGTTTATAGTCTAGTGCCAAAACAGCAAATGCTGGACTGCTTTGCCTGTTATCTGTATAGCTATGATATCTCAAAGATGTCTCGTCCGTGGGCAGAGAGAACTTCTTTCTTCAGTGGATTAACCCATTCTTGTCCTGAAGGCCTGGTGGATCGATGCCATTTGCTTCTTTCCTTAATGCTGTTTCTTTCAGCAAGAGGAGGaacccatctgtcagatcttaTACCTGGGTGAGCTGCTGGAGACCTGCCATTTTCAAGCTTTCTGGGTGAGTCTCATGCCACTTTGCATTTATGTGTTTTGCATTGATGTGATCCATATGCTGTTTGCTTAATACAAtctgtgtattatttatttttaagaggcAATAAggcagtgctttttttaaaaaaactggctcTTTGGGAGAGAGAGTTCATCTTGATAAGTGTCCTGATGTCACTATCTATCTTGACTGTTTAATTGTTgatgttttaaaattgcattttgtgccCCCCCAATTAGAAAGTACAGGAGACGTTTACAGTTTTGCTAACAGCAAAATCTCCTTGCTCGGCGTCCCCAAAATATGCCAGCATATTATAAcatcttccatttttgtcctttttaacaGCAAGCACTAGATAAGAACATGGATCTTCTGGATGGAATTACTGGTTTTGAGGATTCTGTAAGGAAATGTAAGTACCTCATTCTGCTCTAATATAATATTCTACTACTACCCTTTTATGCTAATATTACTTATATGTATCCTCTTTGAGTTAAATAAAAAGCTGCAGGGCTTTAGAGATTATACCTGTTAAACAAATGATAGACACACAAGGAAAAAATGACAGTaccaaaacagcaggaaaaaaggggacAAAATGTCCAGCCCTTGAAAGGTGAGATCTGCTTACTGTGTGATGCAATGATGTGTTTAGGTGTCAGACAGAACCCACTTACTTGAGCTGCAATCATAAGATGCATGGCATTAGCTGAAGGTCAACCTAACAGAGCTGCAGACGCAAACTAGGAGAGGGCATTCATGCagcaaatagtaaaaaaaaaaaaaagtgtttccaGCTGTCCTTATTTTGTTCTTCTGCTTCAGTGATGCAGTCCCGAAGAAGTGGTGAGCCTTTTACACACCATCCTTCTTAAACACTGTTGCCCTTGCCATGTATCCCCACTCTGAAAAACTGGGCTGCTTTCTGTGGGTGAGGAAAAGCACTTCCTTTTCTATGTCTCGTTCAGTGCTGAAGGTCTGTTATGTTTCCTTTCCAAAAACTAATGTCAAAAGCAAAAAGTATCAAGGCACTTTACAGAAATGTTTCAGGCGAGCTTTCAGAGGTTACAGAACTGTTACAGGACCCATGAAGTCTTCTTCTGAATCCTCGCTGTGGCTGGTGGCCCTTTTCCAGCACAAACCTCTCTCCCATCTTGAGCCAGATGCAAACTGTGGTTGGGTCCAAGCACTGCTGTCCTCAA
It encodes the following:
- the EIF3K gene encoding eukaryotic translation initiation factor 3 subunit K; protein product: MALFEQMRANVGKLLKGIDRYNPENLATLEHYVEIQAKENAYDLEANLAVLKLYQFNPACFQTTVTAQILLKALTNLPHTDFTLCKCMIDQARQEEEPICQILYLGELLETCHFQAFWQALDKNMDLLDGITGFEDSVRKFICHVVGITYQHIDHWLLAKMLGDLSDNQLKSWMSKYGWTESEPGTIFICNQEESIKPKNIVEKIDFDSVSSIMASSQ